One genomic window of Kaistia geumhonensis includes the following:
- the dapB gene encoding 4-hydroxy-tetrahydrodipicolinate reductase, which produces MTDMGLVVVGAGGRMGRTLIRIIHETDGVTLVGAVEREGAETLGTDAGILAGLPPAGVAVTDDPLPVFARADGVLDFTSPAATLAFAEIAAQARIVHVVGTTGLSADDEAAIDAAARHAIIVKSGNMSLGVNLLAVLVRQAARALDPSFDIEILEMHHRHKVDAPSGTALLLGKAAADGREVSLAEASVRVRDGHTGPRPEGAIGFATLRGGSVAGDHSVLFAGEGETITLSHHAADRAIFARGAVKAALWARGRKPGRYSMADVLGLS; this is translated from the coding sequence ATGACCGATATGGGCCTCGTCGTCGTGGGCGCGGGCGGACGGATGGGCCGCACGCTGATCCGCATCATCCACGAGACGGACGGCGTGACGCTCGTCGGCGCCGTCGAGCGCGAAGGCGCCGAGACGCTCGGCACCGATGCGGGGATCCTTGCCGGCCTCCCCCCGGCCGGCGTTGCCGTCACCGACGATCCGCTGCCGGTCTTCGCGCGGGCCGACGGCGTGCTCGATTTCACCAGCCCGGCCGCGACGCTCGCCTTCGCGGAGATCGCGGCCCAGGCGCGCATCGTCCATGTCGTCGGCACCACCGGCCTCTCCGCCGACGACGAGGCCGCCATCGACGCCGCGGCGCGCCATGCCATCATCGTCAAGTCCGGCAATATGAGCCTCGGCGTCAACCTGCTCGCCGTGCTCGTGCGGCAGGCGGCGCGCGCGCTCGACCCGTCCTTCGACATCGAGATTCTCGAGATGCATCACCGCCACAAGGTGGATGCGCCGTCGGGCACGGCGCTGCTGCTCGGCAAGGCCGCCGCCGACGGGCGCGAGGTTTCGCTCGCCGAGGCCTCGGTGCGCGTGCGCGACGGCCATACCGGCCCGCGGCCCGAAGGGGCGATCGGCTTCGCGACGCTGCGCGGCGGCTCGGTCGCCGGCGACCATTCGGTGCTCTTCGCCGGCGAAGGCGAGACGATCACGCTCTCGCACCACGCCGCCGACCGCGCCATCTTCGCGCGCGGCGCCGTCAAGGCCGCGCTCTGGGCCAGGGGCCGCAAGCCCGGCCGCTATTCCATGGCCGACGTGCTCGGCCTCTCCTGA
- a CDS encoding 2,3-bisphosphoglycerate-dependent phosphoglycerate mutase — translation MDRILVLVRHGQSDWNLKNLFTGWRDPDLTPKGVEEARAAGKRLKALDLQFGIAFTSVLTRAQHTLKLILEEIGQPELPTVRDLALNERDYGDLSGLNKDDARAKWGEEQVHVWRRSYDIAPPGGESLKDTGARVWPYYLFNILPPVMRGEKVLVAAHGNSLRALIMALEGLTPEEILKQELDTGVPILYRLNADTTVAEKKVLKG, via the coding sequence ATGGACCGCATCCTCGTGCTCGTGCGCCACGGCCAGAGCGACTGGAACCTCAAGAACCTCTTCACCGGCTGGCGCGATCCCGACCTGACGCCGAAGGGCGTTGAGGAAGCGCGCGCCGCCGGCAAGCGGCTGAAGGCGCTCGACCTGCAATTCGGCATCGCCTTCACCTCGGTGCTCACCCGCGCGCAGCACACGCTGAAGCTGATCCTCGAGGAGATCGGCCAGCCCGAGCTGCCGACCGTGCGCGACCTCGCGCTCAACGAGCGCGACTATGGCGACCTCTCGGGCCTCAACAAGGACGACGCGCGCGCCAAATGGGGCGAAGAGCAGGTGCATGTCTGGCGCCGCTCCTACGACATCGCCCCGCCCGGTGGCGAGTCGCTCAAGGACACCGGCGCCCGCGTCTGGCCCTATTACCTCTTCAACATCCTGCCGCCGGTCATGCGCGGCGAGAAGGTGCTGGTCGCGGCGCATGGCAATTCGCTGCGCGCGCTCATCATGGCGCTCGAAGGCCTGACGCCCGAGGAGATCCTCAAGCAGGAACTCGATACCGGCGTTCCCATCCTCTACCGCCTCAATGCCGACACCACCGTGGCCGAGAAGAAGGTCCTGAAGGGCTGA
- a CDS encoding autotransporter domain-containing protein, giving the protein MGRSMGRSALVMAFCSWSFGALADPSVTASGDVDPSPDSPDWVYDGIIYVGKTGVGAVTVEDGGTVLDVVTSIGYAAGSSGTATISGAGSNWTTNGELYVGESGSGSLTIENGGYASGGSYSYLAANAGSSGTVTVSGAGSRWQNENLLIGYAGNGTVTVEDGAEVTANVAILGYYDGSYGTATVTGPESSWTIKGPLRVGYDGSADLTVADGGTLASGNATIGNFRPSHSSVTVTGPGSSWTINGDLEVAAAGTATLTIADGAAVSGSNAVLGNSSRSASGTAIVTGMGSSWTNSGDLTIGRSGNGFLIVADGGKVSDNDALLGVFNGTSGTATVSGEGSTWTNSGNLTVGVAGTGMLTIEGGGAVSDANATLGDDVDPIGRPSTGTALVTGAGSTWTNTGTLTIGNRGNGTLTVEDGGSVTSANALLGVAAGRSGTATVNGEGSVWTNSGKLTVGVAGTGTLTIADGGTVSDANATLGDAAGSSGTALVTGEGSNWTHFEDVVVGNRGTGSLTIADGGKVEDDDGTLGLFAGSTGTASVSGAGARWVNRADLTVGDSGSGSLTIAAGGAVSDDYGYIGRDADGSGTVTVTDSGSSWSSDYLLVGYKGGGALSVENGGTVTAGTAFVGYTNTASGTVSVSGPASSLEVAGGLTIGGAGLGSLTIADGGSVASAFATLGSYDASGSAVVSGAGSSWTNSGALTIGGEGIGALTLSAGGSLESGTASLASLAGSTGTALVAGAGSSWTNAGTLTIGAGGAGTLTIASGGLVQAADATLGSLAGSTGTALVTGAGSGWTNTGALTIGAGGAGALTIADGATVSAGTLLLAAEAGSSGTLAIGAAADAAATSAGALVADSVAFGSGAGGIVFNHTDAAYVFAPSLSGTGTIDAYAGTTVLAGANGGYTGTATLHGGTLSAAAAENIGGASLVFDGGTLQTTGSFTLANPLSFNAGGGTLETAADTSLSVASALVGTGPLNKTGTGLLELTGASPSFFGPTTISAGELQVDGSLAGSVVTALGGTTLSGTGTVGGVVAQPGSTIAPGNSPGTLTVAGDFVQASGSTYAVELVGGSSESDLIQVGGQATIESGALLDVSIYGSGSYSADTRYTILTAAGGLTGTYDVTGESSAFYALDVTYGATAIELDVLLWRPFVDAAVTENQFATAAALQSLSVLNPMRQAVGALETDALAQAAFDSLSGEIYPSIEGAMAEDSRFIRNAAIDRIRAAFDERPAPAGSTACGADATTVRVGPNCVGVAFWAQGYGVWGNTDGNGNTASLSHDTGGFLVGADTPVLDSWRLGILGGYSRSTYGVAERDSSASSDNYSIGLYGGTAWDRLGLRLGGAYTWSDVSANRDVLFPGFADSLGSSYGAGTAQVFADLGYQIGLGQTALGKVSMEPFANLAYVDVQTDGFTEEGGLAALDAQSGSTGVTFSTLGLRGSSVFVLRGMDLTASAALGWRHAFGDTDPTATVNFAGSDLFTVAGVPIAEDAALVEAGLSASLAQNVDLNLSYTGQFGSGTESQGLTGKFSIGF; this is encoded by the coding sequence ATGGGCCGCTCGATGGGCCGCTCGGCGCTCGTCATGGCATTCTGCAGCTGGTCGTTCGGCGCTCTCGCCGATCCGAGCGTGACCGCATCGGGCGACGTCGATCCATCTCCCGACAGTCCGGACTGGGTCTATGACGGCATCATCTATGTCGGAAAGACCGGCGTGGGCGCAGTCACGGTAGAGGATGGCGGCACGGTCCTCGATGTCGTCACGTCGATCGGCTACGCAGCCGGATCATCAGGGACCGCGACGATCTCGGGAGCCGGCTCCAACTGGACGACCAATGGCGAACTCTATGTCGGCGAATCCGGCTCCGGCTCGTTGACGATCGAGAATGGCGGTTATGCTAGCGGCGGCTCCTACAGCTATCTCGCGGCCAATGCCGGCTCATCGGGCACGGTGACGGTCTCAGGAGCCGGTTCGCGGTGGCAGAACGAGAATCTTCTCATCGGCTATGCGGGCAATGGCACAGTAACGGTCGAGGACGGCGCGGAGGTGACGGCGAATGTCGCCATACTCGGCTATTATGACGGCTCCTACGGGACCGCAACCGTCACGGGACCAGAGTCGAGCTGGACGATCAAGGGGCCCCTGAGGGTCGGCTACGATGGCTCTGCCGACCTCACGGTGGCGGATGGTGGAACCCTTGCCAGCGGGAACGCGACCATCGGCAACTTCAGGCCCTCGCACAGCTCGGTGACGGTCACCGGTCCGGGGTCGAGCTGGACGATCAATGGCGACCTGGAAGTGGCCGCCGCAGGCACCGCCACACTCACCATCGCCGATGGCGCCGCAGTCAGCGGCAGCAATGCCGTTCTCGGCAACAGCAGCCGATCGGCTTCGGGCACTGCGATCGTCACCGGCATGGGCTCCAGCTGGACCAACAGCGGCGACCTGACCATCGGCCGGTCCGGCAATGGATTTCTGATCGTCGCCGATGGCGGCAAGGTCTCCGACAACGACGCGCTGCTCGGCGTCTTCAACGGTACTTCGGGCACCGCGACCGTCAGTGGCGAGGGCTCCACCTGGACAAACAGCGGTAATCTGACCGTCGGCGTGGCCGGCACGGGCATGCTGACCATCGAGGGCGGCGGCGCAGTCAGCGACGCCAACGCGACGCTCGGCGACGACGTCGACCCTATTGGTCGGCCCTCGACCGGTACGGCGCTCGTCACGGGCGCGGGCTCGACCTGGACAAATACCGGCACTCTCACGATCGGCAACCGTGGCAATGGCACCCTCACCGTCGAAGACGGCGGCAGCGTCACCAGCGCCAACGCCCTGCTCGGCGTCGCCGCGGGCAGATCGGGCACCGCCACCGTCAACGGCGAGGGGTCCGTCTGGACGAACAGCGGGAAGCTGACCGTCGGCGTCGCCGGCACGGGCACGCTGACCATCGCGGACGGCGGCACGGTCAGCGACGCCAATGCGACGCTCGGCGACGCGGCCGGCTCGAGCGGAACCGCGCTCGTCACCGGCGAAGGCTCGAACTGGACGCATTTCGAGGATGTCGTCGTCGGCAATCGCGGCACCGGATCTCTGACGATCGCCGATGGCGGCAAGGTCGAAGACGACGACGGCACTCTCGGCCTGTTCGCAGGCTCCACGGGCACCGCAAGCGTTTCGGGGGCCGGCGCGCGCTGGGTCAACCGCGCCGATCTGACCGTCGGCGATTCCGGCTCCGGCTCACTGACGATCGCGGCCGGCGGCGCGGTCAGCGACGACTACGGCTATATCGGCCGCGACGCCGATGGATCGGGCACCGTCACGGTCACCGATTCCGGCTCCAGCTGGAGCAGCGACTACCTGCTCGTCGGCTACAAGGGCGGCGGCGCGCTCTCGGTCGAAAACGGCGGCACCGTAACGGCGGGAACGGCCTTCGTCGGATATACGAATACCGCCTCCGGAACGGTCAGCGTCTCGGGCCCCGCCTCGAGCCTCGAGGTTGCGGGCGGCCTTACCATCGGCGGTGCGGGTCTCGGATCGCTGACGATCGCCGATGGCGGTTCCGTCGCCAGCGCGTTCGCAACGCTGGGAAGCTATGATGCGTCGGGCTCCGCCGTCGTCTCGGGCGCCGGCTCCAGCTGGACCAATTCCGGCGCGCTCACCATTGGCGGCGAGGGCATCGGCGCCCTCACGCTCTCGGCCGGCGGCTCGCTCGAGAGCGGAACCGCCTCGCTTGCATCTCTGGCCGGCTCGACGGGAACGGCGCTCGTCGCCGGAGCCGGCTCCAGCTGGACCAACGCTGGCACGCTGACCATCGGCGCTGGCGGCGCCGGCACGCTGACGATCGCCAGCGGAGGACTGGTCCAGGCTGCCGACGCCACTCTTGGATCGCTCGCCGGCTCGACGGGAACGGCGCTCGTCACCGGGGCCGGCTCCGGCTGGACAAATACCGGCGCGCTGACCATCGGCGCCGGCGGCGCCGGCGCGCTGACCATCGCGGATGGCGCGACGGTGAGCGCCGGAACCCTCCTGCTCGCGGCCGAAGCCGGATCGAGCGGCACGCTCGCGATTGGTGCCGCCGCCGATGCGGCTGCAACCTCCGCCGGCGCGCTCGTCGCGGATTCGGTCGCCTTCGGCTCCGGCGCCGGCGGCATCGTCTTCAACCACACCGACGCCGCCTATGTGTTCGCCCCATCGCTCTCGGGCACCGGCACCATTGACGCCTATGCGGGCACGACCGTCCTTGCCGGGGCCAATGGCGGCTATACCGGCACGGCGACGCTGCATGGCGGCACGCTTTCGGCTGCCGCCGCCGAGAATATCGGTGGCGCCAGCCTCGTCTTCGACGGCGGCACGCTGCAGACGACCGGCAGCTTCACGCTCGCCAACCCCCTTAGCTTCAACGCCGGCGGCGGCACGCTTGAAACCGCGGCGGACACCAGCCTCTCGGTCGCGAGCGCGCTGGTCGGAACCGGCCCGCTGAACAAGACGGGTACCGGGCTGCTCGAACTGACCGGCGCCTCGCCGTCCTTCTTCGGGCCGACCACGATCAGCGCGGGCGAACTGCAGGTCGACGGCTCGCTGGCCGGCTCGGTCGTGACGGCGCTCGGCGGGACGACGCTGTCGGGCACCGGCACGGTCGGCGGTGTCGTCGCGCAGCCGGGCTCGACCATCGCTCCCGGCAACAGCCCCGGGACGCTGACGGTGGCCGGCGACTTTGTCCAGGCCTCCGGATCGACCTATGCGGTCGAACTCGTGGGCGGCAGTTCCGAATCCGACCTGATCCAGGTCGGCGGCCAGGCGACGATCGAGAGCGGCGCGCTGCTCGACGTCTCCATTTATGGCAGCGGCAGCTATTCCGCCGACACGCGCTACACGATCCTGACAGCGGCAGGCGGCCTCACCGGCACCTATGACGTGACCGGCGAGAGTTCGGCCTTCTATGCGCTCGACGTCACCTATGGCGCGACGGCCATCGAGCTGGATGTGCTGCTCTGGCGTCCGTTCGTCGACGCGGCCGTGACCGAGAACCAGTTTGCGACGGCCGCCGCCCTGCAGAGCCTTTCGGTCCTCAACCCGATGCGGCAGGCGGTGGGCGCGCTTGAGACCGATGCGCTGGCGCAGGCCGCCTTCGACAGCCTTTCCGGCGAGATCTATCCCTCGATCGAGGGCGCGATGGCGGAGGACAGCCGCTTCATCCGCAACGCCGCGATCGACCGGATCCGCGCGGCCTTCGACGAACGGCCGGCCCCGGCCGGCAGCACCGCCTGCGGAGCCGACGCGACCACCGTGCGCGTCGGACCCAACTGCGTCGGCGTCGCGTTCTGGGCCCAGGGCTACGGCGTCTGGGGCAATACCGACGGCAACGGCAACACTGCGAGCCTCTCGCATGACACGGGCGGCTTCCTGGTCGGCGCCGATACGCCGGTGCTCGACAGCTGGCGGCTCGGCATCCTCGGCGGCTACAGCCGCTCCACCTATGGCGTGGCGGAGCGCGACTCCTCGGCGAGTTCCGACAATTACAGCATCGGCCTTTACGGCGGCACCGCATGGGACCGGCTCGGCCTTCGTCTCGGCGGCGCCTATACCTGGAGCGACGTCTCGGCGAACCGCGACGTCCTCTTCCCCGGCTTCGCCGACAGCCTTGGAAGCTCCTATGGCGCCGGCACAGCGCAGGTCTTCGCCGATCTCGGCTATCAGATCGGCCTCGGCCAGACGGCGCTCGGCAAGGTCTCGATGGAGCCCTTCGCCAACCTTGCCTATGTCGATGTCCAGACCGACGGCTTCACGGAGGAGGGCGGGCTCGCCGCGCTCGACGCACAGAGCGGCAGCACCGGCGTCACCTTCTCGACGCTCGGCCTGCGCGGATCGAGCGTCTTCGTGCTGCGCGGGATGGACCTGACGGCGTCGGCGGCGCTCGGCTGGCGCCACGCCTTCGGCGATACCGATCCGACGGCGACGGTCAATTTCGCAGGCTCCGACCTGTTCACCGTCGCCGGTGTCCCGATCGCCGAGGATGCGGCGCTGGTGGAAGCTGGCCTCTCGGCCAGCCTCGCGCAGAATGTCGACCTGAACCTCTCCTATACGGGTCAGTTCGGCAGCGGCACCGAAAGCCAGGGCCTGACAGGCAAGTTCAGCATCGGCTTCTGA
- the queG gene encoding tRNA epoxyqueuosine(34) reductase QueG: protein MNEAGIDAALSAEKTRLVADARSEGFDAVRIAAPDAIPEAAARLRAFLEAGRHGSMAWMAETEARRADPRTLWPDVRAVVMLGLNYGPDSDPRAVLERPDRGAISVYAQNRDYHDVIKGKLKLLAGRLAARSGAEVKVFVDTAPLMEKPLAAAAGIGWQGKHTNLVSRAFGSWLFLGAILTALPLPADAAERDHCGSCRACLDACPTGAFPAPYQIDARRCISYLTIEHSGPIPAEFRAAMGNRIYGCDDCLAACPWNKFAQAGAEMKLKARPDLAAPRLADLATLDDAAFRVLFAGSPVKRIGRDRFLRNVLIAMGNSGDVALAPLVVARLDDAAPVVRGAAVWALWRLSPDIAAREAGLRAGREADDEVRGEWLPAKATNDPA, encoded by the coding sequence CTGAACGAAGCCGGCATTGATGCCGCTCTTTCGGCCGAGAAGACCCGTCTCGTCGCCGATGCGCGGAGCGAGGGCTTTGATGCCGTGCGCATCGCGGCGCCGGATGCCATCCCCGAGGCCGCCGCGCGGCTGCGGGCCTTCCTCGAAGCCGGCCGTCACGGCTCCATGGCCTGGATGGCCGAGACCGAGGCGCGGCGCGCCGATCCGCGCACGCTCTGGCCCGATGTCCGCGCCGTCGTCATGCTCGGCCTCAATTACGGCCCCGACAGCGACCCCCGCGCCGTCCTGGAGCGGCCCGATCGCGGCGCGATCTCCGTCTATGCGCAGAACCGCGACTATCACGACGTCATCAAGGGCAAGCTGAAGCTTCTGGCCGGCCGCCTCGCGGCGCGCAGCGGCGCCGAGGTCAAGGTGTTCGTCGACACAGCGCCGCTGATGGAAAAGCCGCTCGCCGCAGCCGCCGGCATCGGCTGGCAGGGCAAGCACACCAATCTCGTCTCCCGCGCCTTCGGCTCCTGGCTTTTCCTCGGCGCGATCCTGACGGCGCTGCCGCTGCCGGCTGACGCGGCCGAGCGCGACCATTGCGGCTCCTGCCGCGCCTGCCTCGACGCCTGCCCGACCGGCGCCTTCCCGGCGCCCTACCAGATCGATGCCCGGCGCTGCATTTCCTATCTCACCATCGAGCATTCGGGGCCGATCCCGGCCGAGTTCCGCGCCGCGATGGGCAATCGCATCTATGGCTGCGACGATTGCCTCGCCGCCTGCCCGTGGAACAAGTTCGCCCAGGCCGGCGCCGAGATGAAGCTGAAGGCGCGGCCGGATCTCGCCGCGCCCCGGCTCGCCGATCTCGCCACGCTGGACGATGCCGCCTTCCGCGTTCTGTTCGCCGGCTCGCCGGTGAAGCGCATCGGCCGCGACCGCTTCCTGCGCAACGTCCTGATCGCGATGGGCAATTCGGGCGATGTTGCCCTCGCGCCGCTGGTCGTGGCGCGCCTCGACGACGCGGCTCCGGTCGTCCGCGGCGCCGCCGTCTGGGCGCTCTGGCGGCTCTCGCCGGACATCGCGGCGCGGGAAGCAGGGCTCCGGGCCGGCCGCGAGGCGGACGACGAGGTCCGGGGCGAATGGCTCCCCGCGAAGGCAACGAACGATCCCGCCTGA
- a CDS encoding glutathione S-transferase family protein has product MSQLHHHPFSAASRYVRLVLAEYDETVEFIEEKPWLRVPALLQMNPAGTLPIFIDDNDTVVSGGPVVAEYLVETKGARMGEVRLMPEHAADRAEVRRLVEWFSQKLHGEVTNYLVTEKVYKRRMAAGEGNNSPDPAAIRAARANIRYHLQYIGYLAGRRNWLAGRELSLADFAAAAEISCIDYLGEVPWEADETAKAWYARVKSRPSFRSLLADTLRGVPASTHYADLDF; this is encoded by the coding sequence ATGTCCCAGCTTCACCACCACCCGTTTTCCGCCGCGTCCCGCTATGTCCGCCTCGTGCTGGCGGAGTATGACGAGACCGTCGAATTCATCGAGGAGAAGCCCTGGCTTCGCGTTCCGGCGCTGTTGCAGATGAACCCGGCAGGCACGCTGCCGATCTTCATCGACGACAACGACACGGTGGTGAGCGGCGGGCCGGTGGTGGCCGAATATCTGGTCGAGACCAAGGGCGCGCGGATGGGCGAAGTCCGCCTGATGCCCGAGCATGCCGCCGACCGCGCCGAGGTGCGCCGCCTCGTCGAGTGGTTCTCGCAGAAGCTCCATGGCGAGGTGACCAACTATCTCGTCACCGAGAAGGTCTACAAGCGGCGCATGGCGGCGGGTGAAGGCAACAACTCGCCCGATCCGGCGGCGATCCGCGCAGCGCGCGCCAATATCCGCTATCATCTGCAATATATCGGCTATCTGGCGGGACGCAGGAACTGGCTGGCCGGCCGCGAGCTGTCGCTGGCCGACTTCGCCGCCGCGGCGGAGATTTCCTGCATCGATTATCTCGGCGAGGTGCCATGGGAAGCCGACGAGACGGCGAAGGCGTGGTACGCGCGGGTGAAGTCCCGCCCGTCCTTCCGCTCGCTGCTCGCCGACACGCTCCGGGGCGTCCCGGCCTCGACCCACTACGCGGATCTCGACTTCTGA
- a CDS encoding undecaprenyl-diphosphate phosphatase, with translation MDPKSMLDALILGLIEGLTEFIPVSSTGHLLLAGHFLGFDSPGRAFEVLIQLGAILAILTVYAARILKILKDLPHDPRTRRFVIGVLVAFLPAVVVGVIAHDFIKRVLFESPMLISITLILGGFVLLVVDRLDLRPRYHDAMDFPLPMYLAIGIVQCLAMIPGVSRSGATVVAAMAFGSDKRSAAEFSFFLAMPTMVGAFAYDLYKNHGALTDAALINIGIGFVAAFVAGVFVVRHLLDFVSQRGFAPFAYWRIVVGAIALAAVLTFG, from the coding sequence ATGGATCCCAAAAGCATGCTGGATGCGCTCATTCTCGGCCTGATCGAGGGCCTGACCGAGTTCATCCCGGTATCCTCCACCGGCCATCTGCTGCTCGCGGGCCATTTTCTCGGCTTCGACAGCCCGGGCCGGGCGTTCGAGGTGCTCATCCAGCTCGGTGCCATCCTCGCGATCCTCACCGTCTATGCCGCGCGCATCCTGAAGATCCTGAAGGACCTGCCGCACGACCCGCGCACCCGCCGCTTCGTGATCGGCGTGCTCGTCGCCTTCCTGCCGGCCGTCGTGGTCGGCGTCATCGCCCATGATTTCATCAAGCGGGTGCTGTTCGAGAGCCCGATGCTGATCTCGATCACGCTCATTCTCGGCGGCTTCGTGCTTCTCGTCGTCGACCGGCTCGACCTGCGCCCGCGCTATCACGACGCGATGGACTTCCCGCTGCCGATGTATCTCGCCATCGGCATCGTGCAGTGCCTCGCGATGATCCCCGGCGTCTCGCGCTCGGGCGCCACCGTCGTCGCCGCCATGGCCTTCGGCAGCGACAAGCGCTCGGCGGCCGAGTTCTCGTTCTTCCTCGCGATGCCGACCATGGTCGGCGCCTTCGCCTATGATCTCTACAAGAACCACGGCGCGCTCACCGACGCGGCGCTGATCAATATCGGCATCGGCTTCGTCGCGGCCTTCGTCGCGGGCGTCTTCGTGGTCCGCCACCTGCTCGACTTCGTGAGCCAGCGCGGCTTCGCGCCTTTTGCCTATTGGCGCATCGTCGTCGGCGCCATCGCGCTCGCCGCCGTGCTGACCTTCGGCTGA
- a CDS encoding complex I NDUFA9 subunit family protein yields MTAQTGKLVTIFGGSGFIGRHAVRALAKRGWRIRVAVRRPDLAGHVQPLGAVGQIMPVQANLRYRWSVDRAVEGADAVVNLVGILSESGRQSFNAVQAFGARAVAEATRAAGIANLVQMSALGAHPDSQSLYAKSKAEGEAAALETVPGAVVLRPSIVFGPEDKFFNRFADLTRYLPALPLIGGGTTKFQPVFVGDVAEVIARAVDGTVEGGRIYELGGPEVKTFRECLELILSEIGRSRPLVSLPWGIARAQASLMEWLPNPMMTRDQLKLLETDNVVSEKAVAEGRTLQGLGIQPTSLEAVLPSYLVRFKPHGQFDHKRTA; encoded by the coding sequence ATGACGGCGCAGACGGGCAAGCTGGTCACGATCTTCGGCGGGTCCGGTTTCATCGGACGCCATGCGGTCCGTGCGCTGGCGAAGCGTGGCTGGCGGATCCGCGTCGCGGTGCGGCGGCCCGATCTCGCCGGCCATGTGCAGCCGCTCGGCGCCGTCGGCCAGATCATGCCGGTGCAGGCCAATCTCCGCTATCGCTGGTCGGTCGACCGAGCGGTCGAGGGCGCCGACGCCGTCGTCAATCTCGTCGGCATCCTTTCCGAGAGCGGCCGGCAGAGCTTCAACGCCGTGCAGGCCTTCGGCGCCCGCGCCGTGGCCGAGGCGACCCGCGCCGCCGGCATCGCCAATCTCGTCCAGATGTCGGCGCTCGGCGCCCATCCGGATTCGCAGTCGCTCTATGCGAAGAGCAAGGCCGAGGGCGAGGCAGCGGCGCTGGAGACGGTGCCCGGCGCGGTCGTTCTGCGCCCCTCGATCGTGTTCGGCCCCGAGGACAAGTTCTTCAACCGCTTCGCCGACCTGACGCGCTACCTGCCGGCGCTGCCGCTCATCGGCGGCGGCACGACGAAGTTCCAGCCGGTCTTCGTCGGCGACGTCGCCGAGGTGATCGCCCGCGCGGTCGACGGGACGGTCGAGGGCGGCAGGATCTACGAGCTCGGCGGCCCGGAGGTGAAGACCTTCCGCGAATGCCTGGAGCTGATCCTGTCGGAGATCGGCCGCAGCCGGCCGCTGGTGTCGCTGCCCTGGGGCATCGCCCGCGCTCAGGCCTCCCTCATGGAGTGGCTGCCCAATCCGATGATGACGCGCGACCAGCTGAAGCTGCTCGAGACCGACAATGTCGTCTCGGAGAAGGCGGTCGCCGAAGGCCGCACGCTGCAGGGGCTCGGCATCCAGCCGACCAGCCTCGAGGCGGTGCTGCCGTCCTATCTCGTGCGCTTCAAGCCGCACGGCCAGTTCGACCACAAGCGCACCGCCTGA
- the hrcA gene encoding heat-inducible transcriptional repressor HrcA yields MARDRSETQGERGPAEGGSASTLARLDRRSREIFRRIVDTYLETGEPLGSRNLARILPMALSPASIRNVMADLEYLGLIYSPHTSAGRLPTESGLRLFVDAMLEVGDLTTEERRDIETRVAAGGQRPVDDLLADASRMLSGLSRGAGVVLASKSDQRLKQVEFLRLEPNRALVVLVGEDGSVENRLIDIEPGTTPSTLVEAANYINAHLRGRSLSEARSELQLRQESMRAELDQLTARLVDQGLASWASVGGNRPETLIVRGQANLLDDVRAAEDLERIRLLFDDIETQRELIGLLGSAEEGEGVRIFIGSENKLFSLSGSSLVVSPYRDSESRVVGVLGVIGPTRLNYARIVPMVDYTAKLVGRLIR; encoded by the coding sequence ATGGCAAGGGATCGATCGGAAACTCAGGGAGAGCGCGGGCCGGCCGAAGGCGGCAGCGCGTCGACTCTGGCGCGGCTCGACCGCCGCTCGCGCGAGATCTTCCGCCGCATCGTCGACACCTATCTCGAGACGGGCGAGCCGCTCGGCTCGCGCAACCTCGCGCGCATCCTGCCGATGGCGCTGTCGCCGGCCTCGATCCGCAACGTGATGGCCGATCTCGAATATCTCGGCCTCATCTATTCGCCGCACACCTCGGCCGGCCGCCTTCCGACCGAAAGCGGCCTCAGGCTCTTCGTCGATGCGATGCTGGAGGTCGGCGATCTCACCACCGAGGAGCGGCGCGACATCGAGACCCGCGTCGCCGCCGGCGGCCAGCGGCCGGTCGACGATCTCCTCGCCGATGCGAGCCGCATGCTGTCGGGCCTCTCGCGCGGCGCCGGTGTCGTGCTCGCCTCCAAGTCGGACCAGCGGCTGAAGCAGGTCGAGTTCCTGCGCCTCGAGCCGAACCGCGCGCTCGTCGTGCTGGTCGGCGAGGACGGCTCGGTCGAGAACCGGCTGATCGACATCGAGCCGGGCACCACGCCCTCGACGCTGGTTGAGGCGGCCAACTACATCAATGCCCATCTGCGCGGCCGCAGCCTCTCGGAGGCCCGCAGCGAGCTGCAGCTGCGCCAGGAGAGCATGCGCGCCGAGCTCGACCAGCTGACGGCCCGGCTCGTCGACCAGGGGCTCGCGAGCTGGGCGTCGGTCGGCGGCAACCGGCCGGAAACGCTCATCGTGCGCGGGCAGGCCAATCTGCTCGACGATGTCCGCGCCGCCGAGGATCTCGAGCGCATCCGCCTGCTCTTCGACGATATCGAGACGCAGCGCGAGCTGATCGGCCTTCTCGGCAGCGCCGAGGAAGGCGAGGGCGTGCGCATCTTCATCGGCTCGGAGAACAAGCTGTTCTCGCTGTCCGGCTCCTCGCTCGTCGTCTCGCCCTATCGCGATTCCGAGAGCCGCGTCGTCGGCGTGCTCGGCGTCATCGGGCCGACGCGGCTCAACTATGCCCGCATCGTGCCGATGGTCGACTACACCGCCAAGCTGGTGGGCCGGCTGATCCGCTGA